One genomic region from Sciurus carolinensis chromosome 2, mSciCar1.2, whole genome shotgun sequence encodes:
- the Rad21l1 gene encoding double-strand-break repair protein rad21-like protein 1: MFYTHVLMSKRGPLAKIWLAAHWEKKLTKAHVFECNLEITIEKILSPKVKIALRTSGHLLLGVVRIYNRKAKYLLADCSEAFLKMKMTFRPGLVDLPKENFEAAYNTITLPEEFHDFDTHNMNAIDVSEHFTQNQSRPEEITLREDYGNDLLFQAGSFGEESEILRRHSFFDDNILLNSSGPLVEHSSGSLIGEKSLFYDSGDGFGDEGAAGEMIDNLLQDDENILLEDMPLNREVSLPPEPPHATVVEPDNPDDMCLPENEKMDETTLLSNEEEGFTLDPIDISDIAEKRKSKKRKLLIDPVKEISSKTMHKQLTSFMDTLMVLELAPPTQRLMMWKKRGGVDTLLSTAAQDLIHAELKMLFTKCFLSSGFKLGRKLIQKESVRGDVGNQNTVEVSMMEEPNSQKELIQPQTWKDVIGESKGNSHEDTNKNINSEQDLMEMISSNAEESPLMTAFLTQETFPVELESLGNEQNIEAERWNRRLLQMLNSLRESNKMGMQSFSLMKLCRNSDRKRTAAKFYGFLVLKKQQAIELNQSAPYADIIATVGPMFHKL, from the exons GTGAAAATTGCACTTCGAACTTCAGGACACCTTCTTTTGGGAGTTGTTCGAATCTATAATAGGAAGGCAAAATATCTTTTGGCAGATTGCAGTGaagcatttcttaaaatgaagaTGACGTTTCGCCCAG gacTGGTTGACCtcccaaaagaaaattttgaagcaGCTTACAACACTATCACGTtaccagaagaatttcatgattttgaCACCCATAATatgaa CGCAATTGATGTTTCAGAACACTTTACTCAAAACCAAAGTAGACCCGAAGAAATTACACTTAGAGAAGATTATGGCAATGATCTACTTTTTCAAGCAGGGAGTTTTG GGGAAGAATCTGAAATTCTCAGGAGACATAGCTTCTTTGATGACAACATATTACTGAACTCCAGTGGTCCTTTAGTTGAACATAGTTCTGGAAGCCTTattggagaaaaatctttgttctATGACAGTGGAGATGGATTTGGAGATGAAGGAGctgcaggagaaatgattg ACAATCTGTTGCAGGATGATGAAAATATCCTGTTAGAAGACATGCCTTTGAACAGAGAAGTCTCCCTGCCTCCTGAGCCTCCCCATGCTACAGTGG TAGAACCAGATAATCCAGATGACATGTGTCtacctgaaaatgaaaaaatggatgAAACAACATTATTATCAAATGAAGAAGAAGGATTTACTCTTGATCCAATTGATATTTCAG atattgctgagaaaaggaaaagcaaaaagagaaaactgcTCATAGATCCAGTCAAGGAGATCAGTAGCAAAACTATGCATAAACAGCTTACTTCCTTTATGGATACACTCATGGTCTTGGAACTTGCACCTCCTACCCAGAGATTAATGATGTGGAAGAAGAGGGGAGGAGTGGATACACTGCTGTCAACTGCAGCCCAGGATTTGATTCATGCTGAGCTGAAAATG TTGTTTACAAAGTGCTTTCTGTCCtctggctttaaacttggaaGAAAATTGATACAGAAGGAGTCAGTAAGGGGAGATGTGGGAAACCAAAACACAGTAG AGGTCTCCATGATGGAAGAACCAAATTCCCAGAAAGAGTTAATCCAACCCCAAACTTGGAAGGATGTGATTGGTGAATCTAAGGGTAACTCTCACGAggacaccaataaaaatattaactctgAG CAGGATCTTATGGAAATGATTTCTTCAAATGCTGAGGAATCACCTTTGATGACTGCTTTCTTGACCCAAGAAACTTTTCCAGTTGAATTG GAGTCATTGGGGAATGAACAAAACATTGAAGCAGAGAGATGGAACAGAAGATTACTGCAGATGTTAAATAGTTTACGG GAATCCAACAAGATGGGAATGCAGTCCTTCAGTCTGATGAAGCTGTGCAGAAACAGTGATCGGAAACGAACAGCTGCCAAGTTTTATGGCTTTCTCGTTCTGAAAAAGCAGCAGGCTATTGAGCTGAACCAGAGTGCTCCCTATGCAGACATCATAGCCACAGTAGGACCCATGTTCCATAAGTTGTGA